DNA sequence from the Candidatus Nealsonbacteria bacterium genome:
AAAAAAATTCAAGAAGTATTTAAATCTATCTATTTTAAATTAATTTTTAAAAAAAATCAAAAAGAAATAAATTACAGCCGAATATTTTTTTACCTATGAACCGACTTAAAACAAGGCTGATTTTAAAGTTTTAAGTATTATTTTAATATCAAGCCAAAAATTTCTTCTTCGGATATATTCTTTCGCTAATTTTAATTTATTTGGTTGAATAAACAATCTGTAAGTCTCGTGGGGATCTTTTGCCCCTCTTAAGATTTCTCCTTCGTGAACATTTTCTAGGGTTGCCAAATCTGTTATTCCCGGCTTTACACTCAAAATTATCTTTTTTGTTTCTTCGTCATACAAAGAAACTTCGGAAGGCACTTCCGGCCTAGGACCGACAAAACTCATTTCTCCCTTTAATACATTTATCAATTGAGGCAATTCGTCTAAATTATGTCTTTTTAAAAATTTCCCGATTTTTAAAAGCCTTGCGTCGTCGGCCGAAGTTGAAGGTCCCCCAATTTTATCGGCATTCATTACCATTGAACGGAACTTGAATATCTTAAAAATCTTTCCGTCCTTTCCCATTCTTTGGCCGAGATAAAAAGCAGATCCAGGAGATTCTCTCTTTATCAAAATGGCAATAATTAAAATAAACGGAGAGACAAAAATTAATCCCAATAAGGAAAATATAATATCAAATAATCTTTTAAACATATTTTATTGTTTTTTTCATAATAAATACCGCCTTGAACCCGTATTTTCTTAAAAAAGGAATCGAAAGTAATGCCCTGTCAATTACTTCTAAAATTTTTAAAATTATTTTACCACCGGGAATCTCGAGAAAAGGAATGGCTAAAAAAGAAACGATGTGGAAATGCCAAGCCTTAATTTCTCCAAAATATTTTTTCGCAAGTTTTAAACTGTTTAAGTTAAAAATGTGCCCCTCAGCCCACTCCGTTCTTTTACCAGTCGCCTTATTAAGCTTCCTTTTTAGGTTGGCCACGGGATTATGGCCGAATGTTTCAATGCCGATCAAAATTCCGCCCGACTTTAAGACTCTGGCAATTTCAGTATAAACCTTTTCTATATCCAAAGAAGAAAAACTTCCTCCGTCAAAAACAACGTCAAAACTATTTCCCGCAAATTCCAATTTTTCGCAATCCATTGCCAAAAATTCAATTTTTCCTTCCATCCCCTCTCTTTTTGCCTTTTCTCTGGCAATTTTCAAGGATTTCTCAGATAAATCAATAGCAATAACTTTTTCGGCTCCCGTTCTCGCCAAAAAAACTGTATGGACGCCATTTCCGCAACCGTAATCTAAAACTTTTTTTCCTTTGCAATTTTCTTCCAATAATTTATAGCAAAAAGAAAAACTGCTTAAATCATTGGGTTTAAACCCTTCGAAATCTCCTTCGGTTCCGACTAAATAACCTTTTTTCATTAGCTCTTCCGCCTTTTCGTCGTAATGTTCAATTTCTTTCTGTTTTCTGTATTCCATACGTTTTATCTTATAATATTTTTAATAACCCCAAAATAGATCCTGCGCCGTAGCCGAAGTGGCGACAAAAAAAGGCGGCCGGCAAAAAAAACAAAAACCTGATATCTTTTCTAACGAACTTTAAGGAAAATAAAATTATAGAAAAAAAATAAAATAAAAAAGAAAACAAAAATATATAAAAAAATATCCTGGAAAATAAAGAAAGAACCAGCAAAAAAAACAGCCCGGAAATAAAAACCAAGGGAATTAAATGCCTAAAAGAAAATATATTTATTCCGAATTTCAAAGGATAAGTAGTCCAAATTCCATCATTAAAATTATGCTTCAAAAAATTTTTAAGAATCGACTGGGGATAATAATCGGCGATGATTTCAGGAACCAGCATTATTTTCCCGCCATATTTCTTTAGCCTTCTATTAAACTCAATGTCCTGACTTCTAACTAATCTCTCGTCGAACAGCCCAATCTTATCGAAAATTTCTTTTTTAAAACATCCTCCGAATACCGTATCTACTTCTCTCGGCTTTTTTGATCCCAGTCTGAAATAAGAACCTCCCGCTCCGAAAAAAGAAGACAAAGAAATGGCGATTGACTTTGCGGCCACGGTATCGTCCTCGGGAATAGTGTTTATTATTCCGCCGACATTATCAGCATTGTATTCTTTCAAATATTTTACGCACTTCGAAATATAGTCTTTTCTGTATCTAGCGTGAGCATCAACCCTCAAAATAATTTCCCCTTTTGCCGCTTTAATCCCCATGTTCAATCCAAAAGGAGTAAATTTTTTGGGATTTTCTAATAATTTAATAAACGAATATTTTTTTGAATAATCCAAAATAATATTCTTTGTTTCATCTTCAGACGATCCATCTATAACCAAAATTTCAATTTTATCTTTGGGATAGTCATTGTTAATTATGGAATCCAAGCATCTGCCAATAAATTTCTCTTCATTCCGACAGGGTATTATTATTGAAATACAAAACAAATCCTCTATTTTTTTTATCATTAGATTATTTATTAATAAAAGAAATCAAAAATTCAAAAAATTTTAAAAACGGCGAGATTACGACATACCCTATCCACCCACTAAATTTTAAAGAAGGATTAAAAAATACTGAAAGCCCAAATAATATAACTATAGAAAATAAAACAGTAAAAGGGACGAACCGTTTCTTGTTTTCAAAAATTCTAAATCCCTCCCATAAATAAATTTCTTCGAACAGCATGATTATTGTTTTGAAAACCCCCAATATATTAGTTAAACGTAAAGCTTTTGATTTACCATATTTTCTATTTTTGATATACATGCCCATTTCAATAAAACTGCGGTTTTTCTTAATTAATTTAACAAGAATTTCTGCTTGAAAGGCAAAACTTTTTGATTTTATTAAAACGGACTTAATAATTTCCCTTTTATGAACTACCGGCCCGTTGTAGTATTTCAGTTTTAATCCGAACAAAAAATTCATTACCGCAGTAAAAGAAAAAGAAATTACTCTTCTTGACAAAGACCTGACCCGATAATTTACTGTATAAGGAATGATAATTTCCGCTTTGCCAACCAAGCTGAATATTTCAGATATTGATTCCGGTAAAATTTCGTCGTCCCCCGGAATAATGGCTATGTAGTCGTTGTTAGCCAGCTCTACGCCTTTTTTATAATTATAAGCGAACCCCTCATTTTTTTTGTTATGAATAACTTTAATTCGACCATTCAACCGCGCTAATTTTTCAACGATATTGCCCGTATTGTCTTGGCTACAGTCATTAAATATTAATATTTCGTAGTCGGTAAACTTGCCTTTTATCGCTTTTATCACGTTCTCAACGGTCGATTCAATATTTTTTTCCTCATTATAAGCCGGAATGATAACGGATATGGTCATAATATTTTATAAAATCGAAATTAATAAAATTAAACTCTTATATATGCCGCTTTTTCATCAAGTATCCATTTCTGGACTAACTCAAGAAAGGATTCCTCGGCGGAATAAGGGTCATAAACTTTCAAATTAATAAATTTCATTAAAGCAATATCATCTTGACCGCAACAATGTGATTTCCCAAGGAATTTAAAATAATCATTAGCCCCCGTTCCGATAAATTTCACGTTAAGGTCATGAAGAACAATATCATTTCTAATCTGTTCAATTGACCTAAAAACCAAAAAATTTACTATTGTATATACAATGGGCTTTAAACCGCTCATAGCCATACCGGCTGCAATACCGACCATACCCTGTTCCATCATGCCACAATTAATAACGCGACCGGGAAATTCATTTCTTAATTTATCGATAGCGCCAAAACCCATGTCACCGACCAACAAATAATATCTTTGGTCTTTACGAAAATTCGGCAAAATATAGTTAATAATTTCTTTTCTGAAAATATCATTGTCCATATTAAAATTCTGAGTCATAGGT
Encoded proteins:
- a CDS encoding sugar transferase; translation: MFKRLFDIIFSLLGLIFVSPFILIIAILIKRESPGSAFYLGQRMGKDGKIFKIFKFRSMVMNADKIGGPSTSADDARLLKIGKFLKRHNLDELPQLINVLKGEMSFVGPRPEVPSEVSLYDEETKKIILSVKPGITDLATLENVHEGEILRGAKDPHETYRLFIQPNKLKLAKEYIRRRNFWLDIKIILKTLKSALF
- a CDS encoding class I SAM-dependent methyltransferase; this encodes MEYRKQKEIEHYDEKAEELMKKGYLVGTEGDFEGFKPNDLSSFSFCYKLLEENCKGKKVLDYGCGNGVHTVFLARTGAEKVIAIDLSEKSLKIAREKAKREGMEGKIEFLAMDCEKLEFAGNSFDVVFDGGSFSSLDIEKVYTEIARVLKSGGILIGIETFGHNPVANLKRKLNKATGKRTEWAEGHIFNLNSLKLAKKYFGEIKAWHFHIVSFLAIPFLEIPGGKIILKILEVIDRALLSIPFLRKYGFKAVFIMKKTIKYV
- a CDS encoding glycosyltransferase family 2 protein, translating into MIKKIEDLFCISIIIPCRNEEKFIGRCLDSIINNDYPKDKIEILVIDGSSEDETKNIILDYSKKYSFIKLLENPKKFTPFGLNMGIKAAKGEIILRVDAHARYRKDYISKCVKYLKEYNADNVGGIINTIPEDDTVAAKSIAISLSSFFGAGGSYFRLGSKKPREVDTVFGGCFKKEIFDKIGLFDERLVRSQDIEFNRRLKKYGGKIMLVPEIIADYYPQSILKNFLKHNFNDGIWTTYPLKFGINIFSFRHLIPLVFISGLFFLLVLSLFSRIFFYIFLFSFLFYFFSIILFSLKFVRKDIRFLFFLPAAFFCRHFGYGAGSILGLLKIL
- a CDS encoding glycosyltransferase family 2 protein, producing the protein MTISVIIPAYNEEKNIESTVENVIKAIKGKFTDYEILIFNDCSQDNTGNIVEKLARLNGRIKVIHNKKNEGFAYNYKKGVELANNDYIAIIPGDDEILPESISEIFSLVGKAEIIIPYTVNYRVRSLSRRVISFSFTAVMNFLFGLKLKYYNGPVVHKREIIKSVLIKSKSFAFQAEILVKLIKKNRSFIEMGMYIKNRKYGKSKALRLTNILGVFKTIIMLFEEIYLWEGFRIFENKKRFVPFTVLFSIVILFGLSVFFNPSLKFSGWIGYVVISPFLKFFEFLISFINK
- a CDS encoding transketolase, translated to MTQNFNMDNDIFRKEIINYILPNFRKDQRYYLLVGDMGFGAIDKLRNEFPGRVINCGMMEQGMVGIAAGMAMSGLKPIVYTIVNFLVFRSIEQIRNDIVLHDLNVKFIGTGANDYFKFLGKSHCCGQDDIALMKFINLKVYDPYSAEESFLELVQKWILDEKAAYIRV